The following DNA comes from Caretta caretta isolate rCarCar2 chromosome 10, rCarCar1.hap1, whole genome shotgun sequence.
GCCCAGGTCCTTATTCTGTTCTCGATCTGCAGCCCCCGCGGGTGTCAAATCGGTGCAAGTTACACTCCCCTGCCCCTGGCACCCAGTGTAAGTGATCACAGCACCCCCGGGCGGGGGGTTTCCACACCCCATCTGCACCTCGGCTGGATTTGGCCCGGCGCCCCCCCAGGAGCCTGTGCTCCTCATGGACTCGGACCCCGACCACTTTCGGCAGCGGAAGGACTGAATCCCCGGCGGGCCCGAGGAGCCAGGGCCTGGCCCCGGTGTCCGTGCTGAGAGGTGCTgtctgtgagaggggaagtaaaaaaaaaagcccctttgcCCCCTCACCATTTTGGcaaactcgggggggggggtctcagtccCCCTGGGGCAACTGCTGCCCCCAGTGCCAGGCTTTGCCCCTTGTGACCCTCTGCCAGCGCCTCGCCCCTGGCTTAAcgctgctcccccccagccccagcctccagCTGCTGCACCCCCCGCTCCGATTCGCCCCCTTGGCCCCTTTTTAGCCCCCTCGAGAGCAGCCCGCAGAGCCCCAGGGCCTTCAGCCGCTGCGCGGAGCATGCGCAGTGCGCCGCGAGTCGCCCGTGGCGGCCATGTCCTTCTGCGCCTTCTTCGGCGGGGAGCCGTTCCGGAGCCACTTCGAGCCCGGTGCGGGAGCGGGGCCCGCGGGGGGCGGCCGGGGGGCCCCTGGCCGGGGGCCATTGCCCATAGGGGCCGGGCTCCCCCAGTCCATCGGGGTGGCCGGGATCCCCCTGTCCATAGGGGGGCCGGGATCCCCCTGTCCATAGGAGTGGCCATTGCCCATAGGGGCCGGGCTCCCCCAGTCCATAGGGGCGGCCGGGCTCCCCCAGTCCATAGGGGCGGCCGGGATCCCGCGGTCCATAGGGGTGGCCATTGCTCATAGGGGCGGCCGGGCTCCCCCAGTCCATAGGGGTGGCCGGGATCCCCGTCCATAGGGGTGGCCGTTGCCCATAGGGGCCGGGCTCCCCCGGTCCATAGGGGTGGCCGGGCTCCCCCAGTCCATAGGGGTGGCCGTTGCCCATAGGGGCCGGGCTCCCCTGGTCCATAGGGGTGGCTGGGATCCCCCAGTCCATAGGGGGGCCGGGATCCCCCTGTCCATAGGGGTGGCCATTGCCCATAGGGGCCGGGTTCCCTCTCTCCATAGGGGCGGCTGGGCTCCCGCAGTTCATAGGGGAGGTTGGGCTCTCCCTGTCCATAGGGGTGGCCTTCAGCCAGGGGGGCCGGGCTGCTGGGGCTTGGAGGCAGCAGGAACCCCTTTGCCAGCCCCCTCCTGGTAACACAGGGGCCCTGATCAGCTCAGCCGTGGGGCCTGGGTCTGAGCTCCCCCAATCCCCGGGTGGCCGCACAGAACCCCAGACCCGCTCTGAATCCCCCGGAGGCGCACAGGTgcttgcagagccccctggcaTGCCAGCCAGGGCGTGGGAGTGGCAGGTAGCTCAGActgcccagagcccagctgggttGGGCAATAGAATGAGCGGGGCCCAGTCTTGCGGGAGAAACCGCGCCAGAGCTGGGGTCAGCTGGAGGTGGGTGTGGACCAGGGCTTCTCTTCTGAGCCGTGCTTGGGCCAAAGGTGCATAAGGAACAGGCCAGTGTGTGCTTGTGACAGAGAGGATCCAGAACGGTGTCATAGGCCCTGTACTGCTTGTAGCTAAATGGGATTCTCTTTAGTTCATGTGACAGAGGCTTGCAATTTTGCAGTAGAGGGCTCTGAGATTTCATCCCTGCCACTGCCATGAAATCCTTAGTCCTATCTTGGCCACTGGAAAGTGACAGCAGGTGGTGGCAGGTTTGGCTAAGGTTTGGTGACCTGTTGGTGTATCCTGGCCTGAGTTTATGTTTAGCAGGGCTGTATTGTAAACCATTCTTTGAGGTGATCTTCTCTGACCTTGAGTGCTGTCTGGGCAGCAGGATCCAGGCGTTACAGGTGCAGCACACACGTGACTGAATTTACAGGGTTAGCTGCCACCTGGAGTTAACCCGTCATttctcctgtccccctccccagggatTTACATCTGTTCCAAATGCGGTTATGAGCTGTTCTCCAGCAGAGCAAAATACCAGCACTCGTCTCCTTGGCCGGCCTTCACTGAAACCGTGCATGCCGACAGTGTGGCCAAGTACGAAGAGCGGCCGGGCGCCTTGAAGGTGCTGATGAAAACCTTGTAGAGAGTAAAGCAGAAGCTTGACAGCTCTCCCTGACTTGTCCCTGTTAAAGGGGCAGCTCCTGTGCCTGCTGCTCGCTGTCTGAATAGCAGCACAAAGGGGGCGCCTGGGGGTTGGCCCCGGTTCATTCGTGTTCCTCCCTTGCATCTTCTAGGTGTCCTGTGGCAAATGCGGCAATGGACTGGGCCATGAGTTCCTCAACGACGGGCTGAAGAGGGGGCAGTCTCGCTTCTGAATATTCAGTAGCTCGCTGAAGTTCATCCCTGCAGGTAAGGGCTGCACCTGGACAGTCCCTCTGGCTGGGATCTGCCTGGTTTGGTCAGCGACTCCAGTGGTTTCCAGGGTTTGAGCGAGGGCATGTTTAATAAGAATGGATTTGGCTAGCATCCGCGTTTGGTGTTTCCATCTCCAAGGACCAGTGTTAAGGCaggcctcctcccccccccaccccccgcattcCCAAACACAGCTGGGGCATTGAGAGTACCCTTGGGAGCATTCTTGATCAGGCCTGCCTCCTGGCAGGGAGTGAGGTGCCTTCCTTTGTTTCCCTCTTTCTTCCACCTCTGTTAGTGAGACAACCACGGTCCAGGATCATGGCCGCTGTGGCAGAAAGCGCCTCAGGCTGACTCAATTAAAGAATACTAGGGAATGTTCTTCCCTGGGGCCCTCTCTGGTTAGGtcaatgggaacaggagcaggcGCCAAGCTGATAAAGTGATGAGGCTGGAGCCGTGTTGGTAAACTCTCCTGGGTGTGGTCCCCCTGATCTCGCTCTCTGTGAGATTTTTGTTGATGAGCCTCATTGTGCTTTGGGTTCAGTTAGGGGTGGCTGTTTTTTATTAGGTCATTGGTGATGGACTCAGATAAACTGAGAAGCTACCCAGAATCCTAAACAAACCTTCCAGgcctttagattttaaaatgaacaaataaaTCAATGCTCCCCTGAACTTCCTGGGCCAGAAGCAGGGAGTGTTGGAGAGGGTCCCTTCCAGTGAGCTTTCCAGTCCAGTGCTGCAGATCCCAAAGCAGTTTGGAGAAGCAGCCGAACAGTTTGAGATTAGTATTTGTAAAGGAAGGACAGGGAAACATGACCATGTGAATGGGGCTGGGAGAGTTAGCTAGTGCAAGTTGGCAGAAGAAGACAAGGACATGTGATGTGGGTTTTAACCAGGCTGTAGCTTTATTAGTCAAGTTAAATCCAAAGTTCCAGTCGGGGGACAGCCCATTGTGGTCACTTGCACCCCATTGATCCTTTGCCAATTCTTGGTGTCCCCCACCTCAGAGGGAGCCAACCATCACACTTGCCCACTAGCATTCCTTCCCGTTTTGGGGGTTGAGCAAGAGGGGACCTTGACCAGCGTCACCGTCAGGCGCATTGGAGAGGTGGTCCTCCCGC
Coding sequences within:
- the MSRB1 gene encoding methionine-R-sulfoxide reductase B1, with translation MSFCAFFGGEPFRSHFEPGIYICSKCGYELFSSRAKYQHSSPWPAFTETVHADSVAKYEERPGALKVSCGKCGNGLGHEFLNDGLKRGQSRFUIFSSSLKFIPADKAEQDLKK